In Pseudovibrio brasiliensis, the following are encoded in one genomic region:
- a CDS encoding DNA-3-methyladenine glycosylase I, with product MDQSSTPIAEGLIRGEDGKDRCWWHGGDPFYQAYHDNEWGHPVTNDIRLFEKICLEGFQSGLSWITILRKRENFRAAFAGFDFEKVAKFTQNDIERLVKDEGIIRHRGKITSTINNANRALEMREEFGSLAAYFWKWEPTSDQRPQVCDYANLRQLGKTEISTAISKDLKKRGWSFVGPTTVYAFMQAMGMVNDHLEGCCCREVVEAKREALERPVKA from the coding sequence ATGGACCAGAGCTCAACACCGATTGCTGAAGGGCTGATCCGCGGAGAAGACGGCAAGGATCGCTGCTGGTGGCATGGCGGAGACCCGTTTTATCAGGCCTATCACGACAACGAGTGGGGCCATCCAGTCACCAACGACATCCGCTTGTTTGAAAAGATCTGCCTTGAAGGCTTCCAGTCCGGCCTGTCCTGGATCACTATCTTGCGCAAACGCGAAAACTTCCGCGCTGCCTTTGCTGGCTTTGATTTTGAAAAGGTTGCAAAGTTCACGCAAAACGATATCGAACGGCTTGTGAAAGATGAAGGCATCATCCGCCATCGCGGTAAGATCACCTCCACCATCAACAACGCCAACCGGGCTTTGGAGATGCGAGAAGAGTTCGGTTCCCTAGCAGCTTACTTCTGGAAATGGGAACCAACCTCGGATCAGCGCCCACAGGTCTGCGACTATGCCAACCTGCGCCAACTGGGCAAAACGGAGATCTCAACAGCCATCTCCAAAGACCTCAAAAAACGCGGCTGGTCCTTTGTCGGCCCAACCACCGTCTACGCCTTCATGCAAGCCATGGGAATGGTCAACGACCACCTGGAAGGCTGCTGCTGCCGCGAAGTAGTGGAAGCCAAACGAGAGGCCTTGGAACGTCCTGTAAAGGCGTAA
- a CDS encoding helix-turn-helix domain-containing protein — translation MSAKKNGLVTSKDEVVATLSSILSSPNFRRSPKLTALLTFLVERKLSRQEDDLKEQIIGQKVFNLPDGFNPRENPIVRVNISRLRTLLRAYNEEHPNAHHVQIRLPDMGYVPVFECLQPAVASEPSTDSGASETVAEERSPIELLDEPLNSDDISQIRVVLEDCLKDQSSPLNRYTLAAITLGCFASILSLLLLAHETGLVFADDTPALVASITPPEITEGAMPPAIAKELRHIESELGGKVTCIMKSARGKLAE, via the coding sequence ATGAGTGCCAAGAAGAATGGACTAGTCACCAGCAAAGACGAAGTGGTTGCGACCCTTTCCAGCATTTTGTCCAGCCCCAACTTCAGGCGAAGCCCGAAGCTGACAGCTCTTCTGACGTTTCTCGTTGAACGCAAACTCTCCCGGCAGGAAGATGATCTGAAGGAACAGATTATTGGCCAGAAGGTTTTCAACCTGCCTGATGGTTTCAATCCACGAGAGAACCCGATTGTCCGTGTGAACATCTCCCGTTTGCGGACACTTCTGCGTGCCTACAACGAAGAACATCCCAATGCACATCATGTACAGATCCGGCTGCCCGATATGGGCTATGTGCCGGTCTTTGAGTGTTTGCAACCGGCTGTTGCTTCAGAGCCCTCAACAGATAGTGGTGCTTCCGAGACTGTTGCTGAGGAGCGGTCACCCATTGAGCTGCTGGATGAACCACTCAACTCAGATGACATCAGTCAGATCCGTGTGGTTCTGGAAGATTGCCTGAAGGATCAGAGCAGCCCACTGAACCGGTATACGCTTGCAGCCATCACTCTGGGCTGTTTTGCAAGTATACTCAGCCTGTTGCTGTTGGCGCATGAGACTGGGCTTGTTTTCGCTGATGACACACCGGCTTTGGTTGCTTCCATCACACCTCCTGAAATCACTGAGGGTGCCATGCCCCCGGCTATCGCAAAGGAGCTGCGCCATATTGAGAGTGAGTTGGGCGGCAAAGTTACCTGCATAATGAAATCTGCACGGGGTAAGTTGGCAGAGTAA
- the glcF gene encoding glycolate oxidase subunit GlcF, which translates to MQTNFTPEQLKDSATAVSEQILRKCVHCGFCTATCPTFALLGDELDSPRGRIYLIKEMLENDRPADAKTVKHIDRCLSCLSCMTTCPSGVNYMHLVDHARIHIERTYKRPLQDRLLRAVLQAILPKPGRFRLAIAAAFYGRPFAGLMKKCGGTLAKLGAMLALAPTKSPMPSQFVGQESVAPKVQKKGRVAILKGCAQSVLAPSINDAATRLLTRIGYEVVFPKGEGCCGALVHHMGQEEASNDQAKTNIDAWMREMEGEGLDAVIITASGCGTTIKDYGFMLRDDPQYAEKAQKISEMSKDIVEFLIEQDLGETQLQDELTVAYHSACSMQHGQKITWQPKKLLQNAGFTVKEPLEGHLCCGSAGTYNIMQPKIATALRDRKVGNLEATHPHLVATGNIGCITQISSGTQIPVIHSIELLDWAYGGPKPVQLGKM; encoded by the coding sequence ATGCAAACCAACTTTACGCCAGAACAACTCAAAGACAGTGCAACTGCCGTCTCCGAACAGATCCTGCGCAAGTGCGTGCACTGCGGGTTTTGTACCGCAACCTGCCCAACCTTCGCACTGCTGGGCGATGAGCTGGACAGCCCTCGTGGCCGCATCTATCTCATCAAAGAGATGCTGGAAAATGATCGTCCGGCTGATGCCAAAACCGTCAAGCATATCGATCGCTGCCTGTCGTGCCTTTCCTGTATGACCACCTGTCCGTCAGGTGTGAACTACATGCATCTGGTAGATCATGCGCGCATTCACATAGAGCGAACCTACAAGCGGCCGCTGCAAGACCGCCTGCTCAGAGCTGTCCTGCAGGCCATCCTGCCCAAACCGGGCCGCTTCCGACTGGCAATAGCTGCGGCTTTTTATGGCCGTCCGTTTGCTGGCCTCATGAAAAAATGCGGCGGCACTCTCGCAAAACTGGGTGCAATGCTGGCACTGGCACCAACCAAATCACCTATGCCCTCCCAGTTTGTCGGGCAGGAGAGTGTCGCACCCAAAGTGCAGAAAAAGGGCCGCGTCGCGATCCTGAAGGGCTGTGCCCAAAGCGTACTTGCGCCTTCCATCAATGATGCAGCAACGCGCTTGTTGACCCGTATCGGTTATGAAGTCGTGTTCCCGAAGGGAGAAGGCTGCTGCGGTGCCCTGGTGCATCATATGGGCCAGGAAGAAGCTTCAAACGATCAGGCTAAAACCAACATCGATGCATGGATGCGAGAGATGGAAGGTGAGGGGCTTGATGCCGTCATCATCACCGCGTCCGGCTGTGGCACGACCATCAAGGACTACGGCTTCATGCTGCGCGATGACCCGCAATATGCAGAGAAGGCGCAGAAAATCTCTGAGATGTCCAAGGATATCGTGGAGTTTCTGATCGAGCAGGATCTGGGCGAAACTCAGCTTCAGGATGAGCTGACCGTGGCCTATCACTCTGCTTGCTCTATGCAACACGGTCAGAAGATCACGTGGCAACCCAAGAAGCTGCTCCAGAATGCGGGCTTTACCGTGAAGGAGCCGCTGGAGGGTCACCTCTGCTGTGGCTCAGCGGGCACCTACAACATCATGCAGCCCAAAATCGCAACAGCTCTGAGAGACCGAAAGGTCGGCAATCTGGAAGCCACACACCCACATCTTGTCGCCACCGGAAACATCGGTTGCATCACCCAAATCTCCAGCGGCACCCAGATCCCTGTCATCCATAGCATTGAACTTCTGGACTGGGCCTACGGCGGCCCAAAGCCGGTGCAATTGGGTAAGATGTAA
- a CDS encoding protein phosphatase CheZ encodes MLHEFGVGMSVVRKTFRAEAQFGAHTARAEIGSPIQDNGEAVRHQQVMEEIASLKEMLSSPDTDPQELSRRVAEELREEIGEAAKLKRELDAIYEAIAETKTEIAALHNKASVDNDERGRVTLELGAIVSGTEGATEQILSAAEVIDQSAATVMPMVPSEHEGLVTDIHEQVVSIFEACNFQDLTGQRISKVVNTLSFVEERIIRMIDIWGGIESFKEISDRINAEKEGDDSALLHGPALDVEAGTVTQDDIDALFD; translated from the coding sequence ATGCTTCATGAGTTCGGGGTTGGGATGTCAGTTGTAAGAAAAACCTTTCGTGCAGAGGCTCAGTTCGGAGCGCACACTGCACGTGCCGAGATTGGATCGCCAATCCAGGACAATGGTGAGGCCGTACGCCACCAGCAGGTGATGGAAGAAATTGCCAGCCTGAAGGAAATGCTGAGTTCGCCGGACACAGACCCACAGGAACTCTCGCGCCGTGTTGCGGAAGAGCTGCGTGAAGAGATCGGCGAAGCAGCCAAGCTCAAGCGCGAGCTGGACGCCATCTACGAAGCCATCGCCGAAACCAAAACTGAGATCGCTGCCCTCCACAACAAAGCCAGCGTCGATAACGACGAGCGTGGCCGTGTAACCTTGGAGTTGGGCGCAATTGTCTCTGGCACTGAAGGCGCGACAGAACAGATCCTGTCTGCAGCCGAAGTCATCGACCAGAGCGCAGCAACCGTTATGCCGATGGTTCCATCCGAGCACGAAGGTCTGGTCACCGATATTCATGAGCAAGTGGTGTCTATCTTCGAAGCCTGTAACTTCCAGGATTTGACGGGCCAGCGCATCAGTAAAGTGGTGAACACGCTCTCCTTCGTGGAAGAGCGCATCATCCGCATGATCGACATCTGGGGCGGTATTGAGAGCTTCAAGGAGATCAGTGATCGCATCAATGCGGAGAAAGAAGGCGACGACTCGGCTCTTCTCCATGGTCCGGCACTGGATGTGGAAGCAGGCACCGTCACTCAGGACGACATCGACGCCCTGTTCGACTGA
- a CDS encoding PEGA domain-containing protein: protein MKTIFLIASFISAGFVLSGCASVTRGMSEKVKIYASPEDAEISTDIGMTCSSSPCTLKVSRKEKFNVTVSKEGYKTQKVHVTTEVAGSGAAAMAGNALIGGVIGVGVDAYTGAMLNHKPNPVLVELKPINPANPNTPAGDLSHIRKEYEEAEKAHQENVLRRGGGV from the coding sequence ATGAAGACAATTTTCTTGATTGCATCATTTATTTCAGCAGGTTTTGTCCTTTCAGGATGCGCCAGTGTCACACGCGGCATGAGTGAAAAAGTCAAAATCTATGCCTCTCCAGAGGATGCAGAGATCTCGACGGACATTGGAATGACCTGCAGTTCCTCGCCTTGTACACTCAAGGTTTCACGCAAAGAAAAGTTCAACGTCACTGTTTCCAAGGAAGGTTATAAAACGCAGAAAGTGCATGTCACCACTGAAGTTGCGGGAAGCGGCGCAGCAGCCATGGCAGGCAATGCCCTGATAGGAGGGGTGATTGGCGTAGGCGTGGACGCGTATACCGGCGCGATGCTTAATCACAAACCCAACCCGGTTCTCGTTGAGCTGAAGCCAATCAATCCAGCAAATCCTAATACGCCTGCCGGTGATCTTTCACATATTCGGAAAGAGTATGAAGAAGCAGAAAAGGCTCATCAGGAGAACGTTTTACGTCGGGGTGGTGGAGTCTGA
- the nfsB gene encoding oxygen-insensitive NAD(P)H nitroreductase produces MNLKDVALSRYSTKEFDPTKQISAEQFDHIKSLLRFSPSSVNSQPWHFIIADTPEGRERVSKGTQGMFSFNNGKVLNSSHVIVFCVRTDISDEYLDRLLEAEEEDKRFADPAVKETVKAGRATFVGIHRDQLKDADHWMEKQVYLNMGTILLGAGALGIDAVPIEGVDVEALNKEFALQEKGYRAVALIALGHRHENDFNAALPKSRLPEAEIFTELA; encoded by the coding sequence ATGAACCTGAAAGACGTCGCACTGAGCCGCTATTCCACCAAGGAATTTGACCCAACCAAGCAGATCTCTGCTGAGCAGTTTGATCATATCAAATCCCTGCTGCGCTTTAGCCCATCCAGCGTAAACTCCCAGCCTTGGCACTTCATCATCGCAGACACCCCAGAAGGGCGTGAACGCGTTTCCAAGGGCACACAGGGTATGTTCTCCTTCAACAACGGCAAGGTGCTGAACTCCTCACATGTCATCGTTTTTTGCGTAAGAACGGACATTTCTGATGAATATCTGGACCGTTTGTTGGAAGCAGAAGAAGAAGACAAACGTTTTGCTGATCCAGCAGTCAAAGAAACCGTGAAAGCAGGCCGCGCGACCTTTGTTGGCATTCACCGTGACCAGCTGAAAGATGCTGATCACTGGATGGAAAAGCAGGTCTATCTGAACATGGGAACCATCCTCCTCGGTGCAGGCGCGCTGGGCATTGATGCTGTGCCGATTGAAGGTGTGGACGTTGAAGCGCTCAACAAAGAGTTCGCGCTTCAGGAAAAAGGCTACCGTGCTGTCGCCCTCATCGCTTTGGGCCACCGCCACGAAAACGACTTCAACGCCGCCCTCCCAAAATCCCGCCTCCCAGAAGCCGAAATCTTCACCGAACTGGCTTAA
- a CDS encoding GNAT family N-acetyltransferase produces the protein MTIRLYRETDFPDVLSIYAASKLDELIYEDQNFQLLPLEQDPKRLEEFLASQVFVYEQDGVKAYAARNHSEIMALFVHPQGRGTGLGKRLLQFLLDGIEGEAVLYVAKTNHPAKQLYERHGFNVTSEFLTEYNGTPVLANKMVRKA, from the coding sequence ATGACCATCAGACTCTACCGTGAAACAGACTTCCCTGATGTCCTGAGCATCTATGCTGCGAGCAAGTTGGATGAGTTGATTTATGAGGATCAAAACTTCCAGTTGTTACCGTTGGAGCAGGATCCGAAGCGGTTGGAAGAGTTTCTGGCCTCGCAAGTGTTTGTCTATGAGCAGGACGGTGTGAAGGCGTATGCCGCGCGGAACCACTCTGAGATCATGGCGTTGTTTGTGCACCCGCAGGGGCGGGGAACTGGCCTTGGCAAAAGACTACTGCAGTTCTTGCTGGATGGGATTGAGGGAGAGGCCGTGCTTTATGTGGCCAAAACCAACCATCCGGCCAAGCAGCTTTATGAGCGCCACGGCTTCAACGTGACCAGCGAGTTCCTCACCGAGTACAACGGCACGCCCGTGCTGGCGAATAAGATGGTGCGTAAGGCTTAA
- a CDS encoding c-type cytochrome, with product MKQFGVVAALALLVSTGAAFAEGDVAKGSKVFKKCKACHAVGEKAKNKVGPQLNGIVGAGWGEVEGYKYSKPLLAGKEEGKSWDEATLDAYLTKPKKVIPKGKMAFAGLKKEQQRQDVIAYLAQFNKDGSKK from the coding sequence ATGAAGCAGTTTGGCGTCGTTGCAGCGCTTGCATTGCTGGTGAGCACAGGTGCGGCATTCGCGGAAGGCGATGTTGCTAAGGGCTCTAAAGTTTTCAAAAAATGTAAGGCTTGTCATGCTGTTGGTGAAAAAGCCAAGAACAAGGTAGGTCCACAGCTCAACGGTATCGTTGGTGCAGGCTGGGGTGAAGTCGAAGGCTACAAGTACTCCAAACCTCTTCTGGCAGGTAAAGAAGAAGGTAAGTCTTGGGACGAAGCTACTCTTGACGCTTACCTCACCAAACCTAAGAAAGTTATCCCTAAAGGTAAGATGGCTTTCGCTGGTCTTAAGAAAGAACAGCAGCGTCAGGACGTTATCGCGTACCTCGCTCAGTTCAACAAAGACGGTTCCAAGAAATAA
- a CDS encoding L,D-transpeptidase, translating to MFGASVKGKAGWLVTLLSAGGLVCALGTAAQAEYKPRASAPPLVLSPDLSNPWVVQIPRSQAKAVQSLRGSAKQKKKRTTSNRYSRRIPKQFLPTVVSYNTSHAPGTVVIDTTSRYLYLVQANGKARRYGVGVGRPGFEWAGVHKVTRKREWPDWRPPAEMLKRQPNLPRYMPGGPRNPLGARALYLGSTLYRIHGSNEPWTIGQAVSSGCIRMRNEDVAELYNMVPVGAKVYVR from the coding sequence ATGTTCGGGGCATCGGTAAAAGGTAAAGCAGGCTGGCTTGTCACTCTTTTGAGCGCGGGCGGCTTGGTTTGCGCGTTGGGCACAGCTGCACAGGCGGAGTACAAACCACGTGCGTCTGCACCTCCTCTTGTGCTTAGTCCGGATCTTTCCAATCCATGGGTTGTGCAAATCCCACGCTCTCAGGCAAAGGCCGTTCAGAGCCTGCGCGGTTCAGCCAAGCAGAAGAAGAAACGGACAACGTCTAACCGATATAGCCGCCGTATTCCGAAGCAGTTTTTGCCGACAGTTGTGAGCTACAACACCTCTCATGCCCCCGGCACAGTGGTTATTGATACCACATCACGATATCTTTACCTGGTGCAGGCCAATGGAAAAGCCCGCCGTTATGGTGTTGGTGTCGGACGTCCGGGCTTTGAATGGGCGGGGGTTCACAAAGTGACCCGCAAGCGGGAGTGGCCGGACTGGCGCCCACCTGCTGAGATGCTGAAACGCCAACCAAACCTGCCGCGTTACATGCCAGGTGGTCCGCGTAACCCATTGGGTGCACGCGCTCTTTATCTTGGCTCCACGCTTTACCGCATTCACGGTTCCAACGAGCCATGGACAATTGGGCAAGCCGTTTCATCCGGCTGCATTCGTATGCGCAACGAAGATGTGGCGGAACTGTACAACATGGTTCCGGTTGGCGCTAAGGTCTATGTCCGCTAG
- the glcE gene encoding glycolate oxidase subunit GlcE, whose product MGEGFHPTTAEELEAVVKWAAAERTPLEVIGSGSKRNWGRAVQSAHTLRVDGITGVVDYEPAELVLTVKAGTPLQEVEALLKEHNQELPFEPANLSAVLGAPAQSGTIGGVLATNLSGPRRLKAGAARDHVLGLEAVSGRGEPFKAGGRVVKNVTGYDLSRGFCSSWGTLAVATSFSIKVLPRAAKECTFVLLGLTPQEAAQAMSEAMGSSAEVSSAAHLPHGFCPLSQEHSITLLRLEGIPVSIDYRLDKLRSILKRFPSQELIEGQASRKTWGDLRDLIPFAGSSKPLWKISVSPTAGQQVIAELEKRFAIRWMMDWAGGLVWVEMQGDEPHDVPLRRLIAENGGGHATLLRASVELRADVDVFQPQPETLMGLSKRLKAQFDPHNILNPGRMYAGI is encoded by the coding sequence ATGGGAGAGGGTTTCCACCCAACCACAGCTGAGGAGCTGGAAGCGGTTGTCAAATGGGCTGCCGCTGAACGAACCCCACTGGAAGTGATCGGCAGCGGTTCCAAACGCAATTGGGGCAGGGCGGTGCAGTCCGCGCATACTCTGCGCGTCGATGGCATCACAGGCGTTGTCGACTATGAGCCAGCTGAACTGGTGCTCACTGTCAAGGCTGGCACGCCTCTGCAAGAGGTTGAGGCCCTGCTGAAGGAACACAATCAGGAATTGCCGTTCGAACCCGCCAATCTCAGCGCTGTCTTAGGTGCACCAGCGCAGTCAGGCACCATTGGCGGTGTTCTGGCAACAAACCTGTCCGGCCCCCGCCGTCTCAAAGCAGGTGCAGCACGCGATCATGTGCTGGGTCTGGAGGCGGTCTCTGGCCGTGGCGAGCCTTTCAAGGCAGGTGGCCGCGTCGTGAAAAACGTGACGGGATATGACCTCTCCCGCGGCTTTTGCTCCTCATGGGGCACACTGGCGGTCGCTACGAGCTTCTCCATCAAAGTGCTTCCCCGGGCGGCCAAGGAATGCACCTTTGTTCTGCTGGGCCTCACACCGCAGGAAGCTGCGCAGGCTATGTCCGAAGCGATGGGTTCCTCTGCTGAGGTCTCCTCTGCAGCTCACTTGCCCCACGGCTTTTGCCCGCTCTCGCAGGAGCATTCCATCACACTGCTCAGGTTGGAAGGCATTCCCGTCTCTATCGACTACCGGCTGGATAAGCTCCGCAGCATCCTGAAACGCTTTCCGTCGCAGGAGCTGATTGAAGGGCAGGCTTCTCGCAAAACATGGGGTGATCTGCGAGATCTCATCCCGTTTGCTGGCAGCAGTAAACCGCTCTGGAAAATCTCAGTGAGCCCAACAGCTGGGCAGCAAGTGATTGCAGAGCTGGAAAAGCGCTTCGCCATCCGCTGGATGATGGACTGGGCAGGCGGTCTTGTCTGGGTGGAAATGCAAGGCGATGAACCGCATGATGTGCCGCTGCGTCGTCTCATTGCAGAAAACGGAGGCGGTCACGCCACGCTGCTGAGAGCCAGTGTAGAACTGCGAGCGGATGTTGATGTGTTCCAGCCTCAGCCGGAAACATTGATGGGGCTTTCCAAGCGCCTGAAAGCTCAGTTCGATCCGCACAACATCCTCAACCCCGGCCGTATGTACGCGGGGATCTAG
- a CDS encoding GNAT family N-acetyltransferase — MPTREKWLVGNSGWGLGGLVGFFLISLWDFNSYVLILSNGLKVSSMRDERDLAATLGVQSNLLVGRGVSEIETHPDRIVLHMPEEPFCWSGNMVFFRGDKVDPEAQIAQFRKDFPKAAHTMLGWDAPDMTIGAEHSAFTDLGYELEQMDVLSLTSPLNCFAVPEGIVIRPIVSEEDWEQVIALQIDTAVEQGYDRDSFGAYTRTRFEARRRQVQEGSLNWFGAFDGDLLVADLGIYRDAVVSRFQEVETRPSHRKRGICAALVTVGVDWAKAEFPATVPVLQAFSDGPAGRIYRRCGFEHRETLVMAILPPQGTYERPEEDA; from the coding sequence ATGCCTACTCGTGAAAAGTGGCTGGTGGGTAACAGCGGTTGGGGACTTGGCGGATTGGTGGGCTTTTTCTTGATTAGCCTGTGGGATTTCAATAGCTATGTTTTGATTTTGAGTAATGGATTGAAGGTAAGCAGTATGCGTGATGAGCGGGATTTGGCGGCGACGCTGGGGGTGCAGAGCAATCTTCTTGTCGGGCGCGGTGTGAGTGAGATTGAGACACATCCGGACAGGATCGTTCTGCACATGCCAGAAGAGCCTTTTTGCTGGTCGGGGAACATGGTTTTCTTCCGGGGCGACAAGGTAGATCCGGAAGCTCAGATCGCTCAGTTTCGCAAAGATTTTCCTAAGGCTGCACATACCATGCTTGGCTGGGATGCGCCGGATATGACAATCGGCGCGGAGCATTCGGCTTTCACGGATCTTGGGTATGAGCTTGAGCAGATGGATGTTCTGAGCCTGACCAGTCCGCTCAACTGCTTTGCAGTTCCAGAAGGGATAGTGATCCGCCCAATTGTTTCTGAGGAAGATTGGGAACAGGTCATTGCCCTTCAGATCGATACAGCAGTTGAGCAAGGCTATGATCGCGACAGTTTTGGGGCGTATACACGCACCCGATTTGAAGCGCGTCGTCGTCAGGTCCAGGAAGGGTCGCTGAACTGGTTTGGTGCGTTCGATGGAGATTTGCTGGTCGCGGATCTAGGCATCTACCGTGATGCGGTTGTTTCGCGCTTTCAGGAGGTTGAGACACGCCCGAGCCATCGCAAGCGTGGTATCTGTGCGGCTTTGGTCACTGTGGGTGTGGATTGGGCGAAAGCGGAGTTTCCGGCAACTGTGCCGGTACTGCAGGCTTTCAGTGATGGCCCAGCGGGACGGATTTACCGGCGCTGTGGCTTTGAGCATCGTGAGACGCTCGTGATGGCTATTCTTCCGCCTCAGGGAACTTATGAGCGCCCTGAGGAAGATGCCTGA
- a CDS encoding FAD-linked oxidase C-terminal domain-containing protein: MAAIAMPKPSQETLNKRSRIVADLQKIVPGEGVICDEIEMRPYETDAFTAYRQLPLVVVLPETVDQVSRVLKYCYDNDVKVVPRGAGTSLSGGALPLEDGVLLSMMKFNRILEIDLQNRAVVTQPGVTNLGITKAVEADGFYYAPDPSSQIACSIGGNIAENSGGVHSLKYGLTTNNLLGLEIVLITGEVIRLGGKHLDSEGYDLLALLTGSEGLLAVVTEVTVRVLQKPETARAALIGFPTSEQAGKCVADIIGAGIIPGGMELMDKLAIDAAEDFVHAGYPLDVDALMIVELDGPEAEVDDLLERVSTIAEKNGSSYLRVSQSEDERNTFWAGRKAAFPAVGRISPDYLCMDGTIPRAALPQVLQEMQELSEKHGLRVANVFHAGDGNLHPLILYDANQPGELAAAEEFGADILRLCVKVGGVLTGEHGVGIEKRDLMPEMYSEDDLKQQQRVKCAFDEKQLLNPGKMFPVLHRCAELGFMHVHQGQLPFPDIPRF, translated from the coding sequence ATGGCAGCGATTGCGATGCCAAAACCGTCGCAGGAGACACTGAACAAGCGCTCCAGGATCGTGGCTGATTTGCAAAAAATCGTGCCAGGAGAAGGCGTTATCTGCGATGAGATTGAGATGCGCCCTTATGAGACGGATGCCTTCACAGCATACCGTCAGCTTCCGCTTGTGGTGGTCCTGCCGGAGACCGTGGATCAGGTTTCACGCGTCCTGAAGTACTGCTACGACAATGATGTGAAGGTGGTGCCGCGCGGTGCCGGAACGTCCCTGTCTGGAGGCGCATTGCCGCTCGAAGATGGCGTTCTGCTCTCTATGATGAAGTTCAACCGCATTTTGGAAATCGATTTGCAAAATCGGGCGGTTGTGACCCAGCCGGGTGTGACCAATCTGGGGATTACCAAGGCCGTGGAAGCCGATGGCTTCTATTATGCACCCGATCCATCCTCACAGATTGCCTGCTCCATCGGCGGCAACATTGCAGAAAACTCAGGTGGTGTGCACTCACTGAAATACGGTTTGACCACCAACAACCTGCTTGGTCTGGAGATTGTACTCATCACCGGTGAGGTGATCCGTTTGGGTGGTAAGCATCTGGATTCTGAAGGCTATGATCTGCTGGCCCTGCTCACAGGATCAGAAGGCCTGCTTGCAGTCGTCACAGAAGTCACTGTCCGCGTTCTGCAAAAGCCGGAAACCGCTCGTGCTGCGCTGATCGGCTTCCCGACCTCCGAGCAAGCCGGCAAATGCGTTGCTGACATCATCGGCGCGGGTATCATCCCCGGCGGCATGGAGCTGATGGATAAGCTCGCCATCGATGCAGCTGAAGACTTCGTGCACGCAGGCTATCCGCTGGATGTGGATGCCCTGATGATCGTGGAGCTGGATGGCCCGGAAGCAGAAGTCGATGATTTGCTTGAGCGTGTCAGCACCATCGCAGAAAAGAACGGCTCCTCGTACTTGCGTGTGTCCCAGTCGGAGGATGAACGCAACACGTTCTGGGCTGGACGCAAAGCAGCATTCCCTGCGGTTGGCCGCATCTCGCCGGACTATTTGTGCATGGATGGCACCATTCCGCGCGCAGCATTACCGCAGGTTCTGCAGGAGATGCAGGAACTGAGCGAAAAGCATGGATTACGCGTCGCCAACGTGTTTCATGCTGGTGATGGAAACCTGCATCCACTCATCCTCTATGATGCGAACCAGCCGGGAGAACTGGCCGCAGCAGAAGAGTTTGGAGCAGACATTCTGCGCCTCTGCGTAAAAGTGGGCGGCGTACTGACCGGAGAACATGGCGTCGGCATCGAGAAACGCGATCTCATGCCGGAGATGTACTCAGAAGACGATCTCAAGCAACAGCAGCGTGTGAAGTGCGCGTTTGATGAAAAGCAGCTTCTCAATCCGGGCAAGATGTTCCCGGTCCTGCATCGCTGTGCAGAGCTCGGCTTCATGCATGTACATCAAGGCCAACTGCCATTCCCGGATATTCCGCGTTTTTAG